The following are encoded in a window of Desulfomicrobium escambiense DSM 10707 genomic DNA:
- a CDS encoding glycosyltransferase family protein, translating to MPARPIRVKFKNELGISTTLPAGEQYLRLLGSGEDILVLCPGPEPELCVPLLSGARRILVLREPEFERRMPPAWPGAFPPDWEPVSMEAAPALLPEARVLHYTPATRLLPSIYAPLLAALHPAPKARRSAELWMPCPEKGLIIPELEDAALALGLRPRRLPAGLQPVELATMLEAEAPGLFLSVNFHGLDPWGENQSLLEAAGVPVAVWCVDNPFHLLTGQKTLLWKRLPLFVTDDWFVGPLRSMGADARHLPLAVSPKFFAPGAACPTGRDLTFVGRSSFPDRDRFFAACRVPDGLAAEAGNLSGKQAHFGWWRDRLPDIPLWPGNDVRILGLGAETASAAWRRNCLIALNAVTDLTVIGDDAWRSLMPGVRLLPPVDYYSGLSDVCRRASFTLNLTSLLLPHGLTQRHFDVWACGGFLLTDDTPGLSIFPAELTRPVAFETPGQAADLLAALAAAPKRKEELRRSWQEHVLSEHTYTRRLNAILDTLRA from the coding sequence ATGCCAGCCAGACCCATACGTGTAAAGTTCAAAAACGAGCTTGGGATATCTACAACGCTCCCCGCAGGAGAGCAATATCTTCGTCTGCTGGGCAGCGGGGAGGACATCCTCGTCCTCTGTCCGGGGCCCGAGCCCGAGTTGTGCGTGCCGCTGCTGTCCGGAGCGCGGCGCATCCTCGTGCTCCGGGAACCGGAGTTCGAAAGGCGGATGCCCCCCGCATGGCCCGGCGCCTTCCCGCCGGACTGGGAGCCCGTCTCCATGGAGGCCGCCCCGGCCCTGCTCCCCGAAGCGCGCGTCCTGCACTACACGCCAGCGACCCGCCTGCTGCCCTCGATCTACGCGCCGCTGCTGGCAGCCCTGCACCCCGCGCCGAAGGCCCGGCGGTCGGCCGAACTTTGGATGCCCTGCCCGGAAAAAGGACTCATCATCCCGGAATTGGAAGACGCCGCCCTCGCCCTGGGGCTTCGGCCCAGGCGCCTGCCGGCCGGACTGCAGCCCGTCGAACTGGCCACGATGCTGGAAGCCGAAGCGCCCGGCCTGTTCCTGAGCGTCAATTTCCACGGCCTGGACCCTTGGGGCGAGAACCAGTCCCTGCTGGAGGCGGCAGGGGTACCTGTAGCCGTATGGTGCGTGGACAACCCCTTCCACCTGCTTACGGGCCAAAAAACCCTGCTCTGGAAGCGCCTGCCCCTCTTCGTCACCGACGACTGGTTCGTCGGGCCTCTGCGCTCCATGGGCGCCGACGCCCGCCATCTGCCCCTGGCCGTGAGCCCGAAATTCTTCGCGCCGGGAGCTGCGTGTCCGACAGGCCGCGACCTGACCTTCGTCGGACGTTCGTCCTTCCCGGACCGCGACCGCTTCTTCGCCGCCTGCAGGGTTCCGGACGGCCTGGCCGCGGAAGCAGGGAACCTGTCGGGCAAACAGGCTCATTTCGGCTGGTGGCGAGACAGACTGCCGGACATCCCCCTCTGGCCCGGTAACGACGTGCGTATCCTGGGCCTGGGGGCGGAAACGGCGTCGGCCGCGTGGCGCAGGAACTGCCTGATCGCCCTGAATGCCGTGACGGATCTGACCGTCATCGGGGACGACGCCTGGCGCAGCCTTATGCCCGGAGTTCGTCTCCTACCTCCCGTGGATTACTACTCCGGCCTGTCCGACGTCTGCCGCCGGGCATCCTTCACCCTGAACCTGACGAGCCTGCTCCTGCCCCACGGCCTGACCCAGCGTCACTTCGACGTCTGGGCCTGCGGCGGCTTCCTGCTCACGGATGACACGCCGGGACTCTCGATCTTTCCCGCGGAGCTGACCCGGCCCGTGGCCTTCGAAACACCAGGGCAGGCAGCGGACCTGCTGGCGGCCCTGGCCGCCGCGCCAAAGCGCAAGGAAGAACTGCGCCGGTCCTGGCAGGAGCACGTCCTGTCGGAGCACACCTACACCCGCAGGTTGAACGCCATCCTGGACACGCTCCGGGCTTAG
- a CDS encoding GGDEF domain-containing protein encodes MTEQYADFFCSRDVVLSLVKAGVPANSKWGALILYMRSITEYDYLSAEQKQQMQDLVMQVIRERDYSETRFKEFVRLQEQILYKPWNKKLEEAFRETVGLIEHIRSQNIQRAKEVKDLRETTINTVRDQNALEDIVVEIRAAFEKVISQLEEDTRDLVEMSYTDQLTKLNNRRAFDRYFRATLAEHVVTGKPMSLMFLDIDHFKAFNDSYGHRIGDQALVTVAGKLMGFAHKYRTMPNRSFFPARFGGEEFIVALPGVGLDEAKEDAESLRTIIEEYNFIIRDHNGQVLQKGIKITVSVGVATLRPEWTGSHGERLLDEADRAMYRAKNQGRNQVCAMGEC; translated from the coding sequence ATGACCGAGCAATACGCCGATTTTTTCTGTTCCCGCGACGTCGTCCTGTCGCTTGTCAAAGCCGGCGTCCCGGCCAACTCCAAGTGGGGGGCCCTCATCCTCTACATGCGCTCCATCACGGAATACGACTACCTTTCAGCCGAGCAGAAGCAGCAGATGCAGGACCTGGTCATGCAGGTCATCCGGGAGCGGGACTACTCGGAAACGCGCTTCAAGGAGTTCGTGCGTCTGCAGGAGCAGATCCTCTACAAGCCCTGGAACAAGAAGCTCGAAGAGGCCTTTCGCGAGACCGTGGGCCTGATCGAGCACATCCGCTCCCAGAACATCCAGCGGGCCAAGGAAGTCAAGGATCTGCGCGAAACGACCATCAACACGGTGCGCGATCAGAACGCCCTGGAGGACATCGTCGTCGAGATCCGGGCGGCCTTCGAGAAGGTCATCTCGCAGCTGGAGGAGGACACGCGGGACCTGGTCGAGATGAGCTACACCGACCAGCTGACCAAGCTCAACAACCGCCGGGCCTTTGACCGCTACTTCCGGGCCACCCTGGCGGAGCACGTGGTCACGGGCAAGCCCATGAGCCTCATGTTTCTGGATATCGACCATTTCAAGGCCTTCAACGACTCCTACGGGCACCGCATCGGCGACCAGGCCCTGGTCACGGTGGCGGGCAAGCTCATGGGCTTCGCCCACAAGTACCGCACGATGCCCAACCGCAGCTTTTTTCCGGCGCGCTTCGGCGGCGAGGAGTTCATCGTCGCCCTGCCGGGCGTGGGTCTGGACGAGGCGAAGGAGGACGCGGAATCCCTGCGCACCATCATCGAGGAATACAATTTCATCATCCGCGACCACAACGGCCAGGTGCTGCAGAAGGGCATCAAGATCACCGTGTCCGTCGGCGTGGCCACCCTGCGGCCCGAATGGACCGGCAGCCACGGCGAACGGCTCCTCGACGAGGCCGACCGGGCCATGTACCGGGCCAAAAATCAGGGCCGCAACCAGGTTTGCGCCATGGGCGAGTGCTGA
- a CDS encoding flavin reductase family protein encodes MKISLGAKTLAQPTPLWIIGSYDESGKPNAMAAAWGGICCSKPPCVAVSLREERHSFSAITVRKAFTVSVPSVRFASQADFFGIASGRDTDKFAAAGLTPVRSQLVDAPYVGEFPLVLECVLLRTVPLGMHVQFIGEIVDVKADEDVLDARGYPDAAKVQPLIFTPVSRAYHAVGEYVGQAFEMGQSFCGKD; translated from the coding sequence ATGAAAATATCCCTCGGGGCCAAGACCCTGGCCCAGCCGACGCCCTTGTGGATCATCGGCTCCTATGACGAAAGCGGCAAGCCCAACGCCATGGCCGCGGCCTGGGGCGGGATCTGCTGTTCCAAGCCGCCGTGCGTGGCCGTTTCCCTACGCGAGGAGCGGCACAGCTTCTCGGCCATCACCGTCCGCAAGGCCTTCACCGTGAGCGTCCCCTCGGTGCGTTTCGCCTCCCAGGCCGACTTTTTCGGCATCGCCTCGGGCCGCGACACGGACAAGTTCGCCGCCGCGGGCCTGACCCCGGTGCGTTCGCAACTCGTCGACGCCCCGTACGTCGGGGAGTTCCCCCTGGTGCTGGAGTGCGTATTGCTGCGGACCGTGCCGCTAGGCATGCACGTGCAGTTCATTGGAGAGATCGTAGATGTCAAGGCTGATGAGGATGTCCTGGATGCGAGGGGATATCCGGATGCGGCCAAAGTGCAGCCCCTCATCTTCACCCCCGTTTCCAGAGCCTATCATGCCGTGGGTGAGTATGTCGGGCAGGCTTTCGAAATGGGTCAGTCCTTCTGCGGGAAGGACTAG
- the uvrA gene encoding excinuclease ABC subunit UvrA, whose translation MDTKVIHIEGAREHNLKNLTLDIPRDKLVVVCGPSGSGKSTLAFDIVYAEGQRRYVESLSAYARQFLPQMDKPAIDLIEGLTPAISLEQQTISKNPRSTVGTVTEVYDFLRVFYARLGTPCCPECGVPIQAQTGDQIMDRIMSLPEGTKFMLLAPMVDHKKGTHADLFKKLKSQGFVRVRVNGEVLPLDPMPELAKNLKHSVDLVVDRLVLKADMRKRLADSVELGLTSGEGRIVVSVIGGEDIFFSTDAVCPRCSLSLPKPSPQLFSFNSPQGACPHCSGLGAVEYYEPVLLAPNGGLSLRQGAILPWKGRAFDRFAADLKALGLRQNFTLDTPVREFTPEARNALFHGEGDWPGVIHFLEQGQGLGHIWRDELARYRQTMDCPECRGARLRPEALSVRVEGLNIFDFCALPIARALKWLHGLDFAGVNAEISTPLLKELRHRMEFLANVGLDYICLARNMTTLSGGEAQRIRLAGQLGSGLVGVTYVLDEPSIGLHPRDNVRLISTLRQLQSRGNTVLVVEHDEPTIRSADHVLELGPGSGFLGGDLVFAGTPEKLVNESQSLTGKYLRGDLRIARPPARRTSGRAITLRGVTTNNLRGIDVRFPLDSLVCITGVSGSGKSSLVVDSLYKHLALAQGLKVEAPGTIGGIDGAEALEKIISIDQSPIGRTPRSNPATYTKIFDEIRAIFAGSKDARKRGYNVGRFSFNVRGGRCEACQGDGQIRVEMHFLPDVFVTCEVCGGKRYNRETLDILYRDKSIADVLDMTVRQARQFFANHPALERKLGVLEEVGLEYIRLGQPATTLSGGEAQRIKISRELGKRSLPGTLYILDEPTTGLHMHEVGKLISVLHTLVDKGASVIVIEHNLDVVAASDHVIDLGPGGGENGGLVVAQGTPEELKQNPGSVTGPFLEL comes from the coding sequence ATGGATACCAAAGTCATACATATAGAAGGCGCGCGCGAGCACAATCTCAAGAACCTGACCCTGGACATCCCCCGCGACAAGCTGGTGGTGGTCTGCGGGCCTTCGGGGTCGGGCAAGTCCACCCTGGCCTTCGACATCGTCTATGCCGAGGGGCAGCGCCGCTACGTCGAGTCCCTGTCGGCCTACGCGCGCCAGTTCCTGCCCCAGATGGACAAGCCGGCCATCGACCTCATCGAGGGCCTGACCCCAGCCATCTCCCTGGAGCAGCAGACCATCTCCAAGAACCCGCGCTCCACCGTGGGCACGGTCACGGAGGTCTACGACTTTCTGCGCGTCTTCTACGCTCGCCTGGGCACGCCCTGCTGCCCCGAGTGCGGTGTGCCCATCCAGGCCCAGACCGGCGACCAGATCATGGACCGCATCATGAGCCTGCCCGAGGGCACAAAATTCATGCTCCTGGCGCCCATGGTCGACCACAAGAAGGGCACCCACGCCGATCTTTTCAAGAAGCTCAAAAGCCAGGGCTTCGTGCGCGTGCGCGTGAACGGAGAGGTCCTGCCCCTGGACCCCATGCCGGAGCTGGCCAAGAACCTGAAGCACAGCGTCGACCTGGTGGTGGACCGCCTGGTGCTCAAGGCCGACATGCGCAAGCGCCTGGCCGACTCCGTGGAACTGGGCCTCACCTCGGGCGAGGGACGCATCGTCGTGTCCGTCATCGGCGGCGAGGACATCTTCTTCTCCACCGACGCGGTCTGCCCCCGCTGCAGCCTGAGCCTGCCCAAACCGAGCCCCCAGCTCTTCTCCTTCAACAGCCCGCAGGGCGCCTGCCCCCACTGTTCGGGCCTGGGGGCGGTGGAATATTACGAACCGGTCCTGCTGGCCCCCAACGGCGGCCTGTCCCTGCGCCAGGGCGCCATCCTACCCTGGAAGGGCCGCGCCTTCGACCGCTTCGCCGCCGACCTGAAGGCCCTGGGCCTGCGCCAGAATTTCACCCTGGACACGCCCGTGCGGGAGTTCACGCCCGAGGCCCGGAACGCCCTGTTCCACGGCGAGGGCGACTGGCCGGGCGTCATCCACTTCCTCGAACAGGGTCAGGGACTCGGCCACATCTGGCGCGACGAGCTTGCGCGCTACCGCCAGACCATGGACTGCCCCGAATGCAGGGGCGCCCGCCTGCGGCCCGAAGCCCTGTCCGTACGCGTGGAGGGGCTCAACATCTTCGACTTCTGCGCCCTGCCCATCGCCCGCGCCCTGAAGTGGCTGCATGGTTTGGACTTCGCCGGCGTGAACGCCGAGATCAGCACGCCGCTGCTCAAAGAGCTGCGCCACCGCATGGAATTCCTGGCCAACGTGGGTCTGGACTACATCTGCCTGGCCCGCAACATGACCACCCTGTCCGGCGGTGAGGCCCAGCGCATCCGCCTGGCCGGGCAGCTGGGCTCGGGCCTGGTCGGCGTGACCTACGTCCTGGACGAGCCGAGCATCGGCCTGCACCCGCGCGACAACGTGCGCCTCATCAGCACCCTGCGCCAGCTCCAAAGCCGCGGCAACACGGTGCTGGTGGTCGAGCACGACGAGCCCACCATCCGTTCGGCCGACCACGTGCTGGAACTCGGCCCCGGCTCGGGCTTCCTGGGCGGGGACCTGGTCTTCGCCGGCACGCCCGAGAAGCTGGTCAACGAGTCCCAGAGCCTGACGGGCAAATACCTGCGCGGCGACCTGCGCATCGCCCGGCCGCCGGCGCGCAGGACATCGGGCCGGGCCATCACCCTGCGCGGGGTGACGACCAACAACCTGCGCGGCATCGACGTCCGCTTCCCCCTGGACTCCCTGGTCTGCATCACCGGGGTTTCGGGCTCGGGCAAGAGCTCCCTGGTGGTGGACTCCCTGTACAAGCACCTGGCCCTCGCCCAAGGCCTCAAGGTCGAGGCGCCGGGGACCATCGGCGGCATCGACGGCGCCGAGGCCCTGGAGAAGATAATCTCCATCGACCAGAGCCCCATCGGCCGTACGCCCCGCTCCAATCCCGCCACCTACACCAAGATCTTCGACGAGATCCGGGCCATCTTCGCCGGCAGCAAGGACGCCCGCAAGCGCGGCTACAACGTCGGGCGCTTCAGCTTCAACGTGCGCGGCGGCCGCTGCGAGGCCTGCCAGGGCGACGGCCAGATCCGGGTCGAAATGCACTTCCTGCCCGACGTCTTCGTGACCTGCGAGGTCTGCGGCGGCAAGCGCTACAACCGCGAGACCCTGGACATCCTGTACCGCGACAAGTCCATAGCCGACGTTCTCGACATGACGGTCCGCCAGGCCCGGCAGTTCTTCGCCAACCACCCGGCCTTGGAGCGCAAGCTCGGGGTCCTGGAGGAGGTGGGCCTGGAGTACATCCGCCTGGGCCAGCCGGCCACGACCCTGTCCGGCGGCGAGGCGCAACGCATCAAGATCTCGCGCGAGCTGGGCAAGCGGAGCCTCCCCGGCACCCTCTACATCCTGGACGAACCGACCACGGGCCTGCACATGCACGAGGTCGGCAAGCTCATCTCGGTGCTGCACACCCTGGTGGACAAGGGCGCCTCGGTCATCGTCATCGAGCACAACCTGGACGTGGTGGCCGCCTCGGATCACGTCATCGACCTGGGCCCCGGCGGCGGCGAGAACGGCGGCCTGGTCGTGGCCCAGGGCACGCCCGAGGAACTGAAACAAAACCCCGGCTCAGTCACGGGCCCCTTCCTGGAACTGTAA
- a CDS encoding DUF4160 domain-containing protein: MPTILLLLGWRLFFYANEGNEPIHIHCRKGDMECKFWLNTQTFDIEEAFSFNVTRSEKRVVRKIIFEHFEYIEEQWKIFQDGRNEEARR, translated from the coding sequence ATGCCGACAATCCTCCTGCTTCTTGGCTGGCGACTTTTCTTTTACGCCAACGAAGGCAACGAGCCCATCCACATCCATTGTCGAAAAGGGGATATGGAATGCAAATTTTGGCTCAACACCCAAACGTTTGACATCGAAGAGGCGTTTTCTTTCAATGTCACACGCTCCGAAAAAAGGGTTGTCCGCAAAATAATCTTCGAACACTTCGAATATATTGAAGAACAGTGGAAAATATTCCAGGACGGGAGAAATGAAGAAGCACGTCGTTGA
- a CDS encoding DUF2442 domain-containing protein, protein MKKHVVEDIRFEMGSLLVRIDGAQKKFPLKAVSPLLAGASPRERDTFEVSPSGYGIHWPLLDEDLSIDALLGVVDEPSWHRKSA, encoded by the coding sequence ATGAAGAAGCACGTCGTTGAAGATATTCGCTTCGAAATGGGCAGTCTGCTGGTCCGTATCGATGGGGCGCAGAAAAAATTCCCCCTCAAGGCCGTTTCTCCTCTCTTGGCCGGTGCCTCTCCACGGGAACGCGACACCTTCGAGGTTTCGCCCTCCGGCTACGGAATCCACTGGCCCCTGCTCGACGAGGACCTGTCCATAGACGCGCTGCTGGGCGTTGTGGACGAACCTTCCTGGCATCGAAAAAGCGCCTGA
- the rfaD gene encoding ADP-glyceromanno-heptose 6-epimerase, with the protein MIIITGGAGFIGSAMAWELNRQGIRDILVVDNLASTNKWRNLVGLKYHRYIHKDEFLGLTKTRYMEGRIEAVIHMGACSATTEADCDYLMRNNLEYSKALCRFALERDARFIYASSAATYGDGSRGFDDSDEAMESLQPLNMYGYSKHLFDLWLKGDGLLEKVAGLKFFNVFGPNEYHKDDMRSVVCKAFTQIRQTGKLKLFKSYRQEYAHGEQRRDFVYIKDCVRVIDWLLKNRGVGGVFNVGTGQARTWNDLARGVFAAMGRETQVEYVEMPDALRGKYQYYTCADLKKLSGRGCDVDFRPLEDGVADYVQNYLMHGYAHLTSRY; encoded by the coding sequence ATGATCATCATCACCGGCGGCGCCGGCTTCATCGGCAGCGCCATGGCCTGGGAACTGAACCGCCAGGGCATCCGCGACATCCTCGTGGTCGACAACCTTGCCAGCACGAACAAGTGGCGCAACCTCGTGGGCCTCAAGTACCACCGCTACATCCACAAGGACGAATTCCTGGGCCTGACCAAGACCCGGTACATGGAAGGCCGCATCGAGGCCGTGATCCACATGGGCGCCTGTTCGGCCACTACCGAGGCCGACTGCGACTACCTCATGCGCAACAACCTTGAATACTCCAAGGCCCTGTGCCGTTTCGCCCTGGAGCGCGACGCGCGCTTCATCTACGCCAGCTCCGCCGCGACCTACGGCGACGGCAGCCGCGGCTTCGACGACTCCGACGAGGCCATGGAGTCCCTGCAGCCGCTCAACATGTACGGCTACTCCAAGCATCTCTTCGACCTCTGGCTCAAGGGCGACGGGCTCCTGGAAAAGGTGGCGGGACTCAAGTTCTTCAATGTCTTTGGCCCCAACGAGTACCACAAGGACGACATGCGCTCCGTGGTCTGCAAGGCCTTCACCCAGATCCGGCAGACCGGGAAGCTGAAGCTCTTCAAGTCCTACCGCCAGGAATACGCCCACGGCGAGCAGCGCCGCGACTTCGTCTACATCAAGGACTGCGTGCGGGTCATCGACTGGCTGCTCAAGAACCGCGGCGTCGGCGGCGTCTTCAACGTCGGTACGGGCCAGGCCCGGACCTGGAACGACCTGGCGCGCGGGGTGTTCGCGGCCATGGGCCGGGAGACGCAGGTCGAGTACGTCGAGATGCCCGACGCCCTGCGCGGCAAGTACCAGTACTACACCTGCGCCGACCTGAAGAAGCTGTCCGGCCGCGGCTGCGACGTGGACTTCCGTCCCCTGGAGGACGGCGTCGCCGACTACGTCCAGAACTACCTGATGCACGGCTACGCCCACCTGACATCGCGCTACTGA
- the hisH gene encoding imidazole glycerol phosphate synthase subunit HisH has translation MLAILDYKAGNLTSVKRALDYLSIPCTITADAHVIAGCEGLIFPGVGAAGSAMAYLGRSGLKEIMAHEIASGKPLLGICLGCQILLEYSPENDTTTLGLIPGRCDIFTPDLAEEDGSPINIPHMGWNTVALKKDCHLFDGISPESEFYFVHSYYPNPAPEYVIGTTYYGREFCSVHGRDGLWSAQFHPEKSGRPGLKLLSNFYAYCREAANAQ, from the coding sequence ATGCTCGCCATCCTTGACTACAAGGCCGGCAACCTGACCAGCGTCAAGCGCGCCTTGGACTATCTCTCCATCCCCTGCACCATCACGGCCGACGCCCACGTCATCGCGGGCTGCGAGGGGCTCATCTTCCCCGGCGTGGGTGCGGCCGGTTCGGCCATGGCCTACCTCGGCCGGTCGGGGCTGAAAGAAATCATGGCCCATGAGATCGCCTCGGGCAAACCGCTCCTGGGCATCTGCCTGGGCTGCCAGATCCTGCTCGAATACAGCCCGGAAAACGACACGACGACGCTTGGCCTCATCCCGGGCCGCTGCGACATCTTCACCCCGGATCTGGCCGAGGAGGACGGTTCGCCCATCAACATCCCGCACATGGGCTGGAACACCGTGGCCCTCAAGAAGGACTGCCATCTCTTCGACGGCATCTCCCCGGAAAGCGAATTCTATTTCGTGCACAGCTACTACCCCAACCCCGCCCCCGAATACGTCATCGGCACGACCTACTACGGACGGGAGTTCTGCTCCGTGCACGGCCGCGACGGGCTGTGGTCGGCCCAGTTCCACCCGGAGAAGAGCGGACGGCCGGGCCTGAAACTGCTCTCCAACTTCTACGCGTACTGCAGGGAGGCGGCCAATGCTCAGTAA
- the hisF gene encoding imidazole glycerol phosphate synthase subunit HisF — MLSKRIIPCLDVRNGKLTKGVKFEGNVDIGDPVETAKRYYEEGADEIVFYDITASHEGRGIMLKVVEAVASQIFIPFSVGGGISTVADMRDVLLAGAEKISVNSAAVKTPHIITEGAEAFGSQCVVVGMDVLRVPTSKAIPSGYEIVIHGGRKHMGIDALWWAREVERLGAGELCVNSIDADGTKDGYELTLTRLIADSVRIPVIASGGAGNPQHMVDAVTEGRASAALIASIVHYGEYTVTDLKNYMADKGVKVRRIW, encoded by the coding sequence ATGCTCAGTAAACGGATCATCCCCTGCCTGGACGTCAGGAACGGCAAGCTGACCAAGGGCGTCAAGTTCGAAGGCAACGTGGACATCGGCGACCCGGTCGAGACGGCCAAGCGCTACTACGAGGAAGGGGCCGACGAGATCGTCTTCTACGACATCACGGCCTCCCACGAGGGCCGGGGCATCATGCTCAAGGTCGTGGAGGCCGTCGCCTCGCAGATCTTCATCCCCTTCTCCGTGGGCGGCGGCATCTCCACCGTGGCCGACATGCGCGACGTGCTCCTGGCCGGCGCCGAGAAGATCTCCGTCAACTCGGCCGCGGTGAAGACGCCGCACATCATCACCGAAGGGGCCGAAGCCTTCGGCTCCCAGTGCGTCGTCGTCGGCATGGACGTGCTGCGCGTGCCCACAAGCAAAGCCATCCCCTCGGGCTACGAGATCGTCATCCACGGCGGCCGCAAGCACATGGGCATCGACGCCCTGTGGTGGGCCAGGGAGGTCGAGCGCCTGGGCGCGGGCGAACTGTGCGTCAACTCCATCGACGCCGACGGCACCAAGGACGGCTACGAACTGACCCTGACCCGGCTCATCGCGGACAGCGTGCGCATCCCGGTCATCGCCTCGGGCGGGGCCGGCAACCCGCAGCACATGGTCGACGCCGTGACCGAAGGCCGCGCCTCGGCCGCCCTCATCGCCTCCATCGTGCACTACGGCGAGTACACGGTGACGGACCTCAAGAACTACATGGCCGACAAAGGGGTCAAGGTGCGCCGCATCTGGTAG
- a CDS encoding acetate uptake transporter — protein MKDTSANPAPLGLLGFGLTTILLNIHNAGLYPVNSMIMGMGIFVGGIAQIFAGLLESKKNNTFGLTAFTAYGSFWLSLVAIWILPALGLAEKSDETAMGIYLAIWGLFTFCMFLGTFRLSRALQVVFGTLVALFWLLAIGDLTHIAAYKTTAGYVGILCGFSAFYTAIAQVLNEVYDRTVLPLGLVAKK, from the coding sequence ATCAAGGACACTTCGGCCAATCCCGCCCCCCTGGGCCTCCTCGGCTTCGGGCTGACCACCATCCTCCTGAACATCCACAACGCCGGGCTCTACCCGGTCAACTCCATGATCATGGGCATGGGCATTTTTGTCGGCGGCATCGCGCAGATCTTCGCCGGCCTGCTGGAGTCCAAGAAGAACAACACATTCGGCCTGACGGCCTTCACGGCCTACGGCTCCTTCTGGCTGTCCCTGGTGGCCATCTGGATCCTGCCCGCCCTGGGCCTGGCCGAGAAGAGCGACGAGACGGCCATGGGCATCTATCTGGCCATCTGGGGCCTCTTCACCTTCTGCATGTTCCTCGGCACCTTCCGCCTGAGCCGGGCCCTGCAGGTCGTCTTCGGCACCCTGGTCGCCCTGTTCTGGCTCCTGGCCATCGGCGACCTGACCCACATCGCGGCCTACAAGACCACGGCCGGCTACGTCGGCATCCTGTGCGGCTTTTCGGCCTTCTACACGGCCATCGCCCAGGTCCTGAACGAGGTCTACGACCGCACGGTTCTCCCGCTGGGCCTAGTGGCGAAGAAGTAG
- the moaC gene encoding cyclic pyranopterin monophosphate synthase MoaC, whose protein sequence is MEEKLTHIDEAGNVVMVDVGGKADTKRRAVVRCRVLLNAHTFDLLTKNALPKGDVLTTAKVAGIMAAKRTWELIPMCHPILLSKADVRLTPVPVDLSIEIEAEARTTGPTGVEMEALMAAQVAAMTIYDMCKAVQRDIRITDCRLTHKSGGKSGEFNAE, encoded by the coding sequence GTGGAAGAGAAATTGACGCATATCGACGAGGCCGGGAACGTGGTCATGGTGGACGTCGGCGGCAAGGCCGACACCAAAAGACGGGCCGTGGTCCGCTGCCGCGTGCTTCTGAACGCGCACACCTTCGACCTGCTGACCAAAAACGCCCTGCCCAAGGGCGACGTGCTGACCACGGCCAAGGTGGCCGGCATCATGGCAGCCAAGCGCACCTGGGAACTCATCCCCATGTGCCACCCCATCCTCCTTTCCAAGGCCGACGTGCGCCTGACCCCGGTGCCGGTCGACCTGTCCATCGAGATCGAGGCCGAGGCCCGCACCACAGGGCCCACGGGCGTCGAGATGGAGGCCCTCATGGCGGCCCAGGTGGCAGCCATGACCATCTACGACATGTGCAAGGCCGTGCAGCGGGACATCCGCATCACGGACTGCAGGCTGACGCACAAGAGCGGCGGCAAGAGCGGCGAGTTCAACGCCGAGTGA